The genomic window TTCCGCGAAACGCTCAACTCAATTCCCTTGGCATCCTGAACCGGCAACTTATAGTCGGGAGCAACCGGCAAAGCCTAGCGCAACAAGAGCCGGCTTACAAAATATCCATAGGGAGAGAGCGATGATGTCCAAGAACCGGAGGTTTCCGGCGGGCGCCTTGCGAGCCCTTGTCATCTCCGCAAGCGCTGCTCTAGTCGTCGCGGCGGGAAGCGCCTTCGCGGCACCTTACCCCGAACGGCCCATCAAGTTGATCGTGCCGTGGGCGGCTGGCGGCGATACCGACAGCATCTACCGGGTTTTCGCCCAGTTGTTGCAGAAGCAACTCGGCCAGCCTGTGATCATCGCCAACGTGAGCGGCGCGTCGGGCACCGTGGGCGAGCGCGAGGCTTCAAAGGCTACGCCGGATGGCTACACGATCTTTGCACCCCACGATTTCGTTCATTCGGTCTATTTCGCCGGATTGACGGACATCAAATACGACAAGGCCTTCGATCCCATCTGCCTGGTGTCGGCGACACCGTCGGTGATCACGGCGAGCGCGAAGACACCATGGAAGACGTTCAAGGAGATGGTAGCGGACGCCAAAGCCCATCCCGGCGCGATTACCGCCGGAGCCTCACTCGGCTCCACCAGTCAATATTCCATTGCGCTGATGGCGAAGGCCGTCGAGATCAAGCTCAAATACGTTCCTTATGACGGCACAGCCGAGCGCATGAACGCGCTGCTCGGTGGCCATATCGACCTTGCGGATTCAAACCTCACGCAGAAGGCCAAGGTCGACGCCGGCCTGCTCAAATTCCTTGCCATCATGAGCGAGAAGCGCAGCCCGGAATTGCCGAACGTGCCGACCCTGAAGGAACTCGGCTATGACGTGGATTATGCGGTCAATCGCGGCCTCATGGTCCCGAAGGATGTACCGGCGGAAATCCAGGCGAAGCTGGAATCGGCTTGCGCGGCGGCGACCAAGGAATCTGAGTTCGCCAAGGCGATGAAGTTGCAGGGCACCGAAGTCCGTTATTTGGCCAGCAAGGACTATGCCGCCTTCCTGAAGAAGGAGGATGCCAAGACCAAAGAGCTCACAAGGGAGCTCGGCCTGTTGAAGCGCGAATAATGCTCACGCGCGATGGCGTGGCGGGGCTTGTCTGCCTCGCCGTTAGTATTTGGCTGTTGCTGCTCACGCGTGGGTTGCCGCCGGCGATCATGGTGCCGATCGGCCCGGCGTTCTATCCGCGCGTAGTGCTGTTGATTCTGGCAGCGTTGAGCCTCGTACTGATCGGGCTTGACGTTGCCACCGCAGCGCAACGCCGCGCCGCAATCGCTACAGCTCCCGAAGCCGTCGAACCTCCGCCCAATTACCGGCTGGTGCTTGCTACCTTTCTTGAGTTCGGGCTCTACATCGTGCTCCTGCCGGAGCTCGGCTTTCGCCTTGCCACGTTCGTATTTGTTCTGGCGCTGCAGATCACGCTGGACTTGCCGCGTTCGTGGAAGCGGTGGAGTCTCGCTGTCATTGTCGCCCTCGCGACGTCGTTCGTATGTTATCTGGTGTTCGAGGACTACCTGTCGGTGATCCTGCCGCGCGGATCCTGGAGCGGGCTGTGAATCATTACGAATTGCTTCTCACCAATCTCGAAACGATTTTGCATCTGAAATATCTGGTGCCGTTGATCTTAGGCACGATTGCCGGTGTCATTGGCGGCGCGTTGCCCGGCGTCACCATAACCATGACCGTGATCATGGTGTTGCCGTTCACCTTCGGGCTCGATCCGCTGCAGGGGCTGGCGGCGATGATCGGCGTGTACACCGGCGGATCGGCAGGCGGCTCGATCACCGCCAGTCTGATCGGAATTCCAGGAACCCCGTCCGCCGTTGCCACCACATTCGACGGCTATCCGATGACGCGGAATGGCCAGCCGGGTCGCGCGGTCTGGGTCGGCGTCTGGTCGGCTTTTCTTGGCGGTGTCCTCGGCGGCCTTTTCCTGATTGAGCTCACCGGCGTCTTCGCTTCGATCGCATTGCAGTTCGGGCCGTGGGAATTCTTCTCGCTTTTCATTTTTGCCCTGTCGATGGTAGCCGGACTGGTCGGCAAGTCGGTCACGAAAGGACTGCTGTCGGGAGCGATCGGCCTCGTCGTCACCGTGATCGGCCCTGATCCCATTCTTGGGACCCAGCGGCTGACGATGGGTTTTGACTTTCTCGAAGGGGGACTCGACTTTCTGCCGGTCCTCATCGGCATTTTCGCTTTCGCGCAGCTGATGCCGGATGTCGAGCGGATCGGACAGGAGAGCACGCAAGAACGCGTGACGCATCGGTTAAGCCTGAAGGTGTCGCAGTTTGCCGCCCTGTGGGAAATCATCAGCCGGCCCTTCCTGCTGGTGTGGTCAACGCTGATCGGCGTGCTCATCGGTATCCTGCCGGCGATCGGCGGCAGCGCCGCCAATATCATGGCCTACGATCAGGCGAAAAAATTCTCTCGCCATCCGGAAAAGTTCGGCACCGGGATTCCCGAGGGCATCATCGCCTCGGAATCATCGAACAATGCCAATGTCGCCGGATCGCTGATGATGATCATGGCGTTCGGCATTCCCGGCGATGCGGTCACTGCCGTGATGATGGGAGCACTGACGATCCACGGCATCCAGCCCGGCCCGTTGTTTATCTCGCAGCATCCCGATGTCGCCTATGGAATATACGGCGCCTATATCGTTTCGCTGCCGCTGATGGTGCTGGTAATCTGGATCGGTTCGCGCGCCTGGCTGCGTGTCATCATCATGCCGAAGTCGATCCTGATCCCGATCATCCTTGTGCTCTCGGTCATCGGCGCCTATGCGCTCGGTAACAGCATGAACGATGTTTACGTCCTCGCGCTGTTCTGCGTCATCGGCTACGCCATGGTGAAGGCCCGCATCCCGCTGGCGCCACTGATCCTGGGGGTGGTGCTCGGGGATGCGATCGAGTCGAATCTGATCCGCGCTGTCTCGACCGACCCGGATCCCTGGCAGTTTATCACGCGGCCGATCTCCGGACTTCTGCTCGTTGCCTCGGTCGCCTCTATCGTTTTCGCGTTTTGGCAGCATCGCCGGGAACGCCTCCGGCTGGCCGCTACGCAAGAAGAAGACACCGACTTCTAATTCATTGTCGAGGAGGCTGCCGCGCCGAACTGCCGCTCGCAAACTGCAGCCGTTTGCCTCGCGCCGACGCGCTGTCAGCTTTAGCGTTTTCTTCAGCAAACGCAGACGACTCGGCGCTATTCGAAAAAGAGACTCACTCTTGTTCCAGAAGCAGACTCAAACTCATTTGGAAAAACTCATTTTATAAGGGGTGAACAGACTCAGTTCTATCTGCGGCGCATACCCATTCGCGGAAGAGCTGAATCCGCGAAGCGCAGCACAACGGCCGGCAACGGCGCAATGAGCAGACGAGACGGGGGGACGAGAGGCGGACAGGAAACGTTTGAGTTCATGCGAGTGGGGTATCTGAGTCTCAAGCTGTCGTTCACCGCCTCGTCGCGCGCTCGAGAAACTGCACCAGCGCTTTGCGGTCTGCATCCGAGCCGATGGTTTGTTCGGGCATTTTTGTGCCAGGCGTATAGGCCGCAGGGCCGATTTCGAAAAGCTTCGAGACTGTCTCGGGCGTCCAGACGATATCGAGTTTCTTCAGCGGCTCGGAGAAATTGTAGCCTGGCAAGGTCGCGATCCTCCGCCCGAAAATTCCCGACAGCGTCGGGCCGGCCTTGTTGCCCTGATCTGGGGAAAGCGTGTGGCAGGCGACGCATGCGCGAAAGATTTCCGCGCCACGGTCACCTGCGTAAGCGGCAAGCGTGTCGTTCGGGCTTTCCTGAATGGTCGCTCCGATAGGCTCGCCTGTGAGAGCGTTCCAACGCCGGATCATGTTATCGGCGCCGCCGGTCAGCAGCGTGCTGCTGTCCGGCATGAACGCCACTGACCACACTGGAAGTCCCGGCCCGACCAGCCTGCGGGCAAGCTTGCGCGTCTTGCGATCAATGATTGCGACCGATCCGCGAATATCTGCTGCTGCGAGTAGCGCGCCGTCCTTCGATATGGCCATTGCAATCACTGGATTCGGCGCGGCGGCCACCTCGCTCGCAAGCTTGCCTGTGCGGTCAAGGAAATAGACTTTTCCGTTCGCACCGGCGGTGGCGATCTCGCCGTCATCGGCTACCGCGACGGAATTGAGCGGCACGGGCAGGGTGACGATCGATGGCGAAGCAAGGGTGTCGAGAGGCCAGATACGGAGTGTCAGGTCGTAGCTGACGCTGACGAGTGTCTTTCCGTCAGCGCTGAATGCTATTCCATTGACGTTCTGCGTGTGCCCCTCGAGCACGCGCGCCGTTCCACCGGTGAGAGGCCAGAGGCGTACGGTATGATCCCATGCTGCGGAGGCGAGAACTGATCCATCTGGCGATAACGCAAGCGCAACGATCGGCGCGGTATGGCCTTCGAACACGGTATCGGGCTGTTGCTTGCCGGGAGTCCAAATCGCGATGCGGCCGTCGGCGCCTGCCGTCACGGCGCGGCCGTCCTTGAGGAGGGTTGTTGCGTTGACGGCGTCGGCGTGAAACCGCAGAACCTGTTCGGCAATGTCGCGGCTGAGTGACCAGCGGATCGCGCTGCTGTCGAAACTTCCCGAGAGCAGCGTCTGTCCATCGGTAGAAATCGACAGCGCACGAACGGGGCCGCCGTGGCCCCGTAACTGCGCGTCGGCAGGTGCAGCATTGAGCGCACCAATGAGCACGCCGATCACGAGAGGCAAGCGCAGTCGATAGCTCCTGCTGGTGCGGCCAATGTCTGGCACTGAGGGTTCCCTCGAAGGCCTATCCATCCGCGTAAAGTGTATCGAAACATTGAAATCATGGTCGATAAACCGGGAGAAAATACGATCGTTTGATGCGCTCGTTGATGCAGGGGCCTGATGGTCGGATCGGAATGTGGTCAGGCGAAGTAGCGGATCTTGCCCGCCGGCGAGGTGTCGTAGCCGGAAAGATCTTTCGCGCGTTGTTGGAAGAGGGGCTGCGAAATGAAGTTCACTAGCGCTTGCAGCGCGGGCTTGAAATATGAGCGCTGCCGCATCACGAGATCAAAATTTTCCCAGAGCAGCGGAAGAAAATCGAGATCGGCCGCTTTGGCGGCCGCTCGTGTCGCGATACCGCAATCGGCGCGTCCGGCGCGGATCGCTGTGGCGAGGTCAGGTCCGGTCAGGCACGGCGGATCGATGCGGCGCAGATCCTTCAGCTTCGCGCCATGCTGTTTGAGAAGTTTATCAAGCAGCATTTGTGCGCCGGCGCCTGGTTGCCTGATAGCCACAGTGGCACCTGACTTCAGAACATCAGCGATGCCTGTCAGGTTCTTCGGGTTTCCCGGTTGGAGCAGGAGCCCCTGTTCACGCCGGACGAATCCGACCAGCACAGCATCGTGCAGACCGGCCATCGTGCGCACAGCAGCGACATTGGCATCACCGTCCTGCGTGTCTTCTTCGGCATGAAAATGGATCGCAGCGGCTATCGCCTCCGCGCGCAGGACGCGGCTAACGCCGTTCTCGGTCCCTTCAACAAGCGTTGCAAGGCCGGAGCCGGATTCGCGCAGGCTCCACTCGAGCAGCCCATCCTGACTTCCACCGACGATCAAAGGCGCATCGGCAGGAGCCATACCCGCGGGTCGCATCAATCCTGACAAGACCCAGCGATCAAGCGCTTCACGCGGGAAAAGCCACTTGCCCGTCACCTTGGTGCAGGGGATCGCGCCCTCGGCCACCAGCTCGTAGAGCTTGCGCTCTCCGAGTCGAAGGTACTCCGACGCCTCGTTCGTGGTCAGCAGATCCATCCTGCATTTATATGCATATTTTTGTTTATTTTCAATTGATTGACATTCCTGGAAAATATGCAGGACAAGGCATGTGGAGGAAAAACCATGCTGGATGGAGCAAGTGCCTGGCAACTGATCATGAACGGCGATGCGGTGCTCTTCGCCATTGTGCGATTGTCGCTGGCCATCAGCCTTTCCGCGGTTGCGCTCGCGGCGATTATCGGCTTGCCGCTTGGCGCGTTGCTCGCGCTGCTGCGCTTCCCTGGGCGGAACGCGATCGTGGTGCTCGTGAATGCTTTCATGGGTCTGCCGCCCGTGGTGGTCGGTCTCGCGGTCTATCTGTTGCTGTCGCGCTCCGGACCGCTTGGCGAGCTCGGCGTTCTGTTTACACCAGGCGCGATGGTCATCGCGCAGGCGATCTTGATCGTGCCGATTATCGCCGCCCTGACGCGCCAAACGATTGAGGATCTGTGGATCGAATATCGCGACGAACTGTCGGCGATGGATGTCGGTCCGTTTGGTCGCATAACGACGCTGTTGTGGGATGCGCGCTTTAGCCTGCTCACCGCACTGCTTGCGGGGTTTGGGCGAGCGGCTGCGGAAGTTGGCGCGGTTATGATTGTCGGCGGCAATATAGACGGCTTCACCCGCACCATGACGACAGCGATTGCGCTGGAAACGTCGAAAGGAAATCTGCCCCTTGCGCTCGGCCTGGGCATGATCCTGGTCGCAATCGTTCTTGCGATCAACGCAGCGGCATGGGGCGCGCGGGTCTGGTCCGAACGGCAGGCGGGATGACGATGCGGGCACCGGCAACCGATCTTCCCGTTGTCTTCGATCACGTCACGGTGCGCACCGGCGCTACGACCATCCTCGATCGTCTCGCGCTGACCTTGACGTCTGGTGCACCGACGCTTGTCGTCGGACCGAACGGCGCGGGCAAAAGCACATTGTTGCGCCTATGCATGGGGCTGACGGAGCCGACCGAAGGCCGCGTCACCTGGGGCGGGCGTACAGACGTCAAGCCGACCCGCCGCGCGTTCGTATTCCAGCGGCCGGTGATGCTGCGCCGGACGGCTGCGGCCAACGTCGCCTATGGGCTGACTCACGCGGGTTATCCACGCGATAAGCTGGCGACACGCACGGCTGAGCTGCTCGAGCGCGTGGGCCTGTCAGACTTGGCCATGCGACCCGCGCGCCGGCTGTCCGGTGGCGAACAGCAACGACTGGCACTGGCGCGCGCTTTGGCGCGTGATCCTGAATTGCTTCTGCTCGATGAGCCGACTGCAAGTCTCGATCCCGCAGCGACGCGCGGTGTCGAGGAGATCGTTCGCAGTGCTGCACAATCCGGGATCAAGATCATCATGGCATCGCACGACCTCGGCCAGGTGCGACGGCTTGCCGGTGATGTCGTCTTCATGGTGCGCGGCACGGTGCGCGAACAGACGCCGGCTGAAGATTTCCTGAAGAATCCGTCGACGCCAGAGGCCGCGGCCTTCGTGCGCGGCGACCTCGTTGTTTGAACTGAGAAGGGGGATACGTCATGAAACGCCAGTTCGCTGCTTTGTCCTTCGCGCTCTCCCTGTTCGCGGCGGTGTCCGCAACGCCCGCTTCCGCGCAGGACAAATCCATTGTCGTCGCCTCAACCACATCGACGCAGGACTCCGGCTTGTTCGGTCACATCCTGCCTTTGTTCAAAGCCAAAACCGGGATCGAGGTGAAGGTGATCGCGCAAGGCACGGGCCAAGCGCTGGATACCGCGCGGCGCGGTGATGCGGATGTCGTTTTCGTCCACGCCAAGCCGCAGGAAGAAAAGTTCATCGCTGAAGGGCACGGCGTGAAGCGCTTCGATGTCATGTACAATGACTTCGTCCTCATCGGACCGAAGAGCGATCCCGCGGGCGTTGCTGGATCGAAGGACATTGTCGCCGCTCTGAAAACCATTCAGGCGAAAGCGTTGCCATTCGTCTCGCGTGGCGACAAATCCGGCACCCATGCGGCTGAACTGGCATTGTGGAAGCAGGCGGGCATCGATATCGAGAAGGCGAAGGGCCCATGGTATCGAGAGATCGGTCAGGGCATGGGGGCCGCACTCAACACGGCTGGTGCGATGAATGCCTATGTCCTTTCCGACCGCGGCACCTGGCTCTCCTTCAAGAACCCCGGTGAGCTTGTGATTGCGGTCGAGGGTGACAAGCGATTGTTCAACCAGTATGGCGTCATCCTCGTGAACCCGGAGAAACATCCTTCGGTCAAGAAATACCTCGGCCAGAGCTTTATCAACTGGTTGCTCTCATCCGAGGGCCAAGCCGCGATCGCAGCCTATCAGATCAACGGCAAACAACTGTTCTTTCCGAATGCTGAGAGAAATCTGGACGCGCAATCCAAGCGACAGGCTTATTTTTTTGGCACGCAATCGCCGTCGCGCAGCCGCAATCTACTCGATCACGATGCGCGGCGCGGGTTTGCTCGCGACGCCGGTGGTGATCGACATCCAGAGCTGGCGCGCGATATCGATGTAGTGTTTTGCGTGAACACTTTCTGGGGCGATCGCGACGATCGGGCGTCCGTCGTCCGTCGTTTGGCGGATTGCCATATCGAGCGGAATCTCACCGAGGAAAGGAATGCCGCGCTTCTCTGCTTCAAGCCGCGCACCGCCGTGGCCGAAGATCGGTGTGACACGGTTACAGGCTGGGCAACAAAAACTGGACATGTTTTCGATGAGTCCCAGCAGCGGGACATTGACCTTCCTAAACATCTCGATGCCGCGCCGCGCGTCAGTCAATGCGATGTCCTGCGGCGTCGAGACGATGACCGCACCTGCGAGTGGGGTCTGCTGCGCCATGGTCAGTTGCGCATCGCCGGTACCTGGCGGCAGGTCGACGACGAGAATGTCGAGATCTTTCCAGGCGACCTCGCGCAGCATCTGCCGGATGGCAGCAATGACCATCGGCCCGCGCCAGATCATGGCGATGTCTTCCTCGACCAGAAAGCCGATCGACATCAGTTGGACGCCGAAGCGCTCCATCGGCTCGAGCATGCGTGGACCCACAAGGCGCGGCTTTCCGCGCACGCCGAACATCCTGGGTTGCGAAGGTCCGTAAATGTCGGCGTCAAGAAGACCGACCTTCAATCCCAGCGCGGCAAAGCCGAGGGCGAGATTGCACGAGACCGTCGATTTGCCCACACCGCCCTTGCCGGAGGCTACGGCGATGATGTGTTGGACGCCAGGAACTCCCGCGGGCTTTGTTGTTGCAGGTGCTCCTGAATACGAATGGGGAATGGACAAGCAGATCTCCTGATCGTGCGTGCGCCGACGCGTCCGTTCACTGCGATCCGGACGGATCGTTCTTCTTGGCTTCGCGCGCTCGCAAGTAGTCCTCAGTCGACATCACAGGCGGGCGCTGTGGCGCGCCATGCGGATCAAAACTCTCATTCATCACGGCCTCGACGCGGCAATCAGCACACATCTTGATGACATCCAGCCGTCGCGCGTTCGCGCCCTGGAACATCCAGTGCTTGTCCTCGAGTTTCGACAGCACACGTTCGATCGAGCTTCGGGTTCCGAATGGTGTGCCGCAGACGATGCAATGGAAGGGCTCTTCTTCCTTGAGCACGCGCAGCGGCTCATCCCAGGCCTGGAAATCGAGGCGTGGCTCTAGGGTAATGACATCCTCTGGACATGTGGATTCACAGAGCCCGCACTGAACGCAAAGGCTCTCGGTAAACCGCAACATGGCACGGTCGGGGTTGTCGGAGAGCGCGTGTGTGGGACATGCGGTCACGCAAGCATGGCAGAGCGTGCAGCCTTCGACATTCAAGTGCACACTGCCGAACGGCGCGCCGGGGGCGAGCGGGACAACGTCAACAGGCGAGGGGGATGCACGATGCAACTCGCGGAACGTCGTCTCCAGCACACCGCGTTTCGCGCCGCGCGGAATAAAACTCGCGGGGCTTTCGGTCGCAATGCCTCTGGGCATGGCATCGAGCAGCGCACGGAGCTGATCGGGATCGTCGGTCTCAATCACGCGGACGACGCCTTCGCCGAAACCGAGCGCGGCAACGATCGTGCCTGACATCTCTGCAGCGCGGCCGAGTCCTGCGATCTCATGTCGGGGCCGCGCCCGCGTGAGGAGCGCAACGCCTGCGCCGCCATAGGCAAACACGCCAGCAATGGATTCCGGCCCAACCTGCGTGGTCTCGTTGACGCGCACCGGGAGAACATTTGCCGGCAACCCGTCGCCGAACCGGGCGAGTGCATCAATCAGCGGCTCGCCATGATCGCCGTCATGGAACAACACGACGGCGTTTTCTCCGCCGGCCTTGCGATATGTTTGCAGCAAGGTCCGCAATCGTCGCATCAGCGCGTCGGCGCTTGGCAGCGAATAGGACGCAGCTCCGGTCGGACATACCGATGCGCACGATCCGCAGCCCGCACACACGTTGGGATCGATGGCGACGGCATCGCCGTTTGGTGTGATCGCGCCCGTCGGGCACCGATCGAGGCAGCGTGTGCAGCCGGTGATGTTGGAGCGGGAATGTGCGCAGAGCGATTCCTCAAAATGGATGAAGCGCGGCTTGTCGAAGGTGCCGACGAGGTTTCCTGTATCAGCAATCGCCCTCTCGACGGCGGCGCGGTCGCGGGGATCGGCGCGCACATAGCCGGGCCGCAATTCGTGAGCCGGAAACAGCGGCAGGCCACCACTGAGATCAAGAATGAGATCACACGTGGATGTCGCGCCGTTGTGAGCGGCGCCGAACAATAACTTGCTGCGAGAGGATGGCGAGGGGATCGCGTAGTCGTCGATCGTGAGTTCGAATTTCCCGAGATACCCGCGCGCATTGCGGATCGTGCCCTGCAGGACCGGAAATTCGTTGACTGCACGCGGCGTCACGTCTTTTGGCTTGGTGAGAAGGACTGTGATGTCGAGGCGGTCGGCAAGACGCTTGGCCGCATCCACAGCAACATCGTCGCAGCCATAGATCAGCGCAACGCCGCCGCTCTCGAGCGTCACCAGCGAGATCGGAGGCATCTCTTCCGAAGCCGCTGCGATCAACGCCGCGACCTTCGGCCCTGCCGCTTCGGCATCCTTGGACCAGCCGCCGGTTTCGCGAATATTGACGAAGGTGAGAGGAACTTGCGGAAAATCTTCGGCGACTTCCTTGAACCGCGGAGCTTCCTGCGTGCAGGCCACCGTGATCTCTGCGCCCTCGGCCAATGCGGCTTTGAATTTGTCGAGCTCCAGACCGCAAAGCTGGTTCGCCTGCGTCATGCTTGCCGTACAGCCGCGCCCGATTGCCGCCGCGTCGAGCGGCATGGTCTTTTCGCAACTGCAAATCAGAAGGCGGGACTTTGAACCACTCATGCTTGACGCCCTTGAATTCTTTCCAGGCCGCGCAACTATCTGGCTGTTCACTACATGGTGCCGAATATGTGTTCGGTACAGGCACTTCGGCTACCTTGACCGAGAAAACATAAACTGTCCAACTACAAAGGGCTTAGGGGAAATCGGTCGAATGATGAATTCGCGTGCCAGGTACGCAGAGGATCCGCTCGATCTGCCTCCGGGCTACACGCTCGTGGCACTTCGCGAGCACGGCGACGCGTTTGCTCATGGCTGCGACATTGCCGGCAAAGCCGGTGCCGGAACGCTGGTTTGGGTCCGTCGCTACGATCTGGTCGAGTTTGCCGTCGTGCTTGAGCCGGATGAACCGCTGGCGTCGGCGCGCCGCGCGTTCTTTGCCGGGATGAATGCGATTGGGGATGCCATTGCGGCCCATTGCCCGCCGGAGCGTCAGGTGGATTTCATCTGGCCTGATACGATCCTGTTCGATGGTGGCGTGCTGGGTGGCGCGCGACTTGGCTGGCCAAAGGACTGTGGTGAGAGCGATGTACCGGGGTGGCTGGTGTTTGGTGTCATCCTGCGCGCGGCCGACATGGCGCATGTCGGAGAGGCTGAGGCCGCGGGCGGGGTTGCGCTCCTGAACGAAGGATTTGAGATGGTCGATACGGAAGCGATCATTGGCAGCTTCGCCCGCCATCTCATGACGGCATTCGATCGCTGGAATGAGCGGGGCTTCGATCCAGTGGCGAGCGACTATCTGGAGAGGCTTTCCAAGGAGAACGCCGACGAGCGGCGGCGTATCGATGTGAACGGTGATCTCCTCAAAACGACCGCGACGAATGGATCGCTGGCGCGGAACAGTCTTGTTGAGGGCCTCGCGAAGGTGGCGTGGTATGATCCCGCCTATCGCGCTCCGAAACTGGGATGAGGCGGATCATGAAACTTCCGCGTACCATCAGACTGGATCCGTCGGACGCGTTTGTGTTTGAGCGCGCTGCCGAGCCTGGCGAATGGGCTGTATCGGGCGCGTTCGTATTCTGGGATTGCGATCCTGCCACGCTCGGGCAGAAACAGCGCGTTGCGCTGCGGTCCGGCTTTCTTGGTGTCGACAGTCTCGGGTGGTCCACGCTGGCCGTCGTCACTGAAGCGACGGAGGCCGAAAAGTCTGCGATCGTCGAGCGGCTCGCCGCGCATCTGATCGCGGAGTTCGGCGCGCCGAATATGGAGGTCGCGCGCGCAGCAGCCGAAGAAGAAGTCACCTTCGCGTCCTCGTTGTGCGATCATTCGCCTCAGACGATTTTGGCGGTGCAGCGAACCGTTGACGGTGGCGAAATCCGCGAACGCTTCCGTACGCTCAAGCCGCGCGCGACAGAGCCGGGTGCGGATCGATTGCACAGCCACGCACCCGCCTTTACCTTTCATGAGGTTGAGGGTGACGAGCCAGCCGAGGAGGTTGATCTTCTCGGGCTTCGTGAAACCGGGCGTATCAAGGCGGACGGACCATGAGAGAATTCTGGGTCGCTTCGGGTCACCATTTTACGCGTCGTACCGATCACGGCGGGCTGGTTGCGACGCCAGAATTGATCATGGCCTATCTCGCGCGCCCTGAATTGATGCCGCCCGATGACGCGTGCGATGCCGAGCGCAACCTGCATGCGAGCCTGCTAGCTGACCCGTTTCGGCCAGTGTCAAAAGCCGACATTGCCGCGCTTGCGGACGCCGATGCGCGCGAGAACTGGACTTTCATAATCGCATTTCGCGATCGGATTCTCGCGGCGCCATCGCTTGAGGCGGTGTATGTATCGCTCGCACGCAACGGCGCGAGCGACATGCCGCCGATCTTCCTCTCGCAACTGTGCCATCTGATCCTGCGTAACGCGCTTGACGGCTGCGACGACCCCTATGTGTTGCGCGCCGCGGAACTTTTCTATCGCAGCCAGAGAGCAACGATTCATGAGGGCTTGCTGCTGCTGGCTGATGCCGAGGTCGCCGAGGCGCAGTACAACGCGCAACAGGATCTTCATTCGTCGCCGTTGACCGCGATGCTGCATCCGCAAGCGTTCGGCGAAATGGATGTGATGGATGACGACAATGCCTGGACCTACTGGTCGCAATCGGATGCGCATGGGATGGTCATGAATCTTGGCGGCAATCCCAAGGCACGAGACGGGTTGAGCCGCGTGATCGAACGCTGGATCGCTCACCTCCTGGGCGTCGCCGTAAAGGTTGAATCGATCGCGTCGATCGAGGATCGCGATTGGCGTTGGTTTGTCGGCCTCGACAGCGAGGGCACCAGAATAGGCAACGCTTTGTGGAACGGCGATGCGCTGGGACCAGACGCTGGAGCGCGGATCGTTGCCTTGAT from Nitrobacteraceae bacterium AZCC 1564 includes these protein-coding regions:
- a CDS encoding putative molybdopterin biosynthesis protein (product_source=KO:K07219; cog=COG1910; ko=KO:K07219; pfam=PF12727,PF12728; superfamily=46955,53850; tigrfam=TIGR01764), producing the protein MDLLTTNEASEYLRLGERKLYELVAEGAIPCTKVTGKWLFPREALDRWVLSGLMRPAGMAPADAPLIVGGSQDGLLEWSLRESGSGLATLVEGTENGVSRVLRAEAIAAAIHFHAEEDTQDGDANVAAVRTMAGLHDAVLVGFVRREQGLLLQPGNPKNLTGIADVLKSGATVAIRQPGAGAQMLLDKLLKQHGAKLKDLRRIDPPCLTGPDLATAIRAGRADCGIATRAAAKAADLDFLPLLWENFDLVMRQRSYFKPALQALVNFISQPLFQQRAKDLSGYDTSPAGKIRYFA
- a CDS encoding cytochrome c (product_source=KO:K08738; cath_funfam=2.130.10.10; cog=COG2319; ko=KO:K08738; pfam=PF00034,PF00400; smart=SM00320; superfamily=50978; transmembrane_helix_parts=Inside_1_12,TMhelix_13_35,Outside_36_439) → MPDIGRTSRSYRLRLPLVIGVLIGALNAAPADAQLRGHGGPVRALSISTDGQTLLSGSFDSSAIRWSLSRDIAEQVLRFHADAVNATTLLKDGRAVTAGADGRIAIWTPGKQQPDTVFEGHTAPIVALALSPDGSVLASAAWDHTVRLWPLTGGTARVLEGHTQNVNGIAFSADGKTLVSVSYDLTLRIWPLDTLASPSIVTLPVPLNSVAVADDGEIATAGANGKVYFLDRTGKLASEVAAAPNPVIAMAISKDGALLAAADIRGSVAIIDRKTRKLARRLVGPGLPVWSVAFMPDSSTLLTGGADNMIRRWNALTGEPIGATIQESPNDTLAAYAGDRGAEIFRACVACHTLSPDQGNKAGPTLSGIFGRRIATLPGYNFSEPLKKLDIVWTPETVSKLFEIGPAAYTPGTKMPEQTIGSDADRKALVQFLERATRR
- a CDS encoding tungstate transport system permease protein (product_source=KO:K05773; cath_funfam=1.10.3720.10; cog=COG4662; ko=KO:K05773; superfamily=161098; transmembrane_helix_parts=Outside_1_27,TMhelix_28_50,Inside_51_56,TMhelix_57_79,Outside_80_91,TMhelix_92_114,Inside_115_149,TMhelix_150_172,Outside_173_196,TMhelix_197_219,Inside_220_230), with the protein product MLDGASAWQLIMNGDAVLFAIVRLSLAISLSAVALAAIIGLPLGALLALLRFPGRNAIVVLVNAFMGLPPVVVGLAVYLLLSRSGPLGELGVLFTPGAMVIAQAILIVPIIAALTRQTIEDLWIEYRDELSAMDVGPFGRITTLLWDARFSLLTALLAGFGRAAAEVGAVMIVGGNIDGFTRTMTTAIALETSKGNLPLALGLGMILVAIVLAINAAAWGARVWSERQAG
- a CDS encoding tungstate transport system ATP-binding protein (product_source=KO:K06857; cath_funfam=3.40.50.300; cog=COG1131; ko=KO:K06857; pfam=PF00005; smart=SM00382; superfamily=52540), which gives rise to MTMRAPATDLPVVFDHVTVRTGATTILDRLALTLTSGAPTLVVGPNGAGKSTLLRLCMGLTEPTEGRVTWGGRTDVKPTRRAFVFQRPVMLRRTAAANVAYGLTHAGYPRDKLATRTAELLERVGLSDLAMRPARRLSGGEQQRLALARALARDPELLLLDEPTASLDPAATRGVEEIVRSAAQSGIKIIMASHDLGQVRRLAGDVVFMVRGTVREQTPAEDFLKNPSTPEAAAFVRGDLVV